One window from the genome of Gadus macrocephalus chromosome 7, ASM3116895v1 encodes:
- the LOC132460795 gene encoding titin homolog isoform X12 — MFSLCKPQPLLPFLILHHSIIDLSSIRPFTHPSFIHPLVPPSVHRPPVGVRGAVRPVSGPPSPALHARPPLPITPCPSPRRSRHALSSVQPAAPPTGGPAPQPSPRSKHKPPAASAPPADASPASGPASSTASNRLSTLCSDVTAALAAAPLASAASSLSFPSTAPPPSPTSPSPKTSTVAAPCLPQPTAAHQGNAPPSTGTAPPPAASATGPHHLPGYRPPSSSTSTSTSGPQLWAPPPGPAVPPPPRPTSTPQPPPPLSSLSRPKAPQSSEIASAPPLSRSLSQPPSLPSIFQPSPGTASVPSQQCPREVQSGSAVEQISVHAHVFRPHVVRTVARPSSPSPYNTNTPPPERTGTNRAAAVQNKPSSGPGGQEAWPGSDTTVPPATLSLIGGEIHPIPLLSSPDLDALCDPEAPPLSASLPPRTTSRSTSLLGSSPFSLTSSQLPVSAPAPPTAAPPLRSWQPGWAPPSTQVDKNTNPFAMEATRAGPDPRESEPQRTKADTRAANQSVTQALQPSQTIVEEDEEDPKTSSTKLKAAEGHPPSETHASQEERRRMQEVQKKKEEEERLKKQKEEDRQRAREQEETEMEEEKKRRTLEEEERRALEGAEERRALEEAEERRALEEKRRVLKEEEKKRALEEEKKRALEEEKKRALEEEKRRALEEEKKRALEAEKRRALEEEKKRALEEEKKRALEEEKKRALEEEKRRALEEEKKRALEEEKRRALEEEKRRALEEEKRRALEEEKRRALEVEKKRALDEEKKRRALEEEEKKRALEEEKNRALEEEKKRALEEEKKRALEEEKRRALDEEKKRRALEEEKKKRALEEEKRRVLKEEEKKRALEEEKKRALEEEKRIALEEEKRRALEEEKRRALEEEKKRRALEEVEKKRALDEEKKRRALEEEEKKRALEEEKKKALEEEKKRALEEEKKKRALEEEKKRRALEEEEKRKALEEEKKRALMEEEKMRELEEEKRRLRAEEDRERSEMERRRKEEERLLQEKQEKQRLKQMEEKKRREEEAARRKRDEERILLEKKEQEECKREKERRVEKDRLLKEMKAEEEEGKRREQEKKKRLLEVEEERKRMEEKRLKEEKEKEEMRGREEKQRLKEEQRKQELERLLKEEKEMEEKRKREGEERISIAKEEEEQQRLLKEEETRTRQKEEKMRLEKQRVEEERKRREEEIKKRILKSEETRKRREEETKKRLVEAEEDRKRMEEKRLKELTEKEERKQERERLLKEEKEREEQERKQREEERRAQEEEKQRLLKEGERRKREEEEKQRLLKEAERMKREEEEKQRLLKEAERMKREEEEKQRLLKEEERMKREEKERLLKEAERMKREEEEEKQRLLKEEERMKREEKEKQRLLKEAERRKREEEEKERLLKEEERMKREEKERLLKEAERRKREEEEKQRLLKEEERIKREEKERLLKEAERRKREEEEKQRLLKEAERMKREEEEKERLLKEEERMKREEKERLLKEAERRKREEEEKERLLKEAERMKREEEEKERLLKEAEMMKREEEEKERLLKEAERRKREEEEKLLKEAERRKREEEEKQRLLKEAERMKREVEEKERLLKEAERMKREEEAKRVEKRRIEEERKRLELKERERIATEEKLLAEQREKEARQVEERQQVKEAKEREDRKAREESKMKEEEQEKKRMAEEERKKEEAEKRIRQEHQEKGRRQRDEDEESKNPPAPLSRVAINRSDEEKEKMRMIAGSKSTPGISKIPNTNTQQAEDKTSNLLPEARPVWAGMDAHERPGPLMHESRGLIATPPIEVLAHCNQLGPTIQPSAHNKPITLDVVSLVPPPEKFVEAEDPLWNALEGRDGITQEHSKPLGRGSPKEDATQRDKVQDLQPITAKEPDAIPSSAKPCPPPVTEPPRGPQAPPAIKPCPPTAAPQNETPTDGVMADPRPSSANQKPAPEKEGPLWAALEEAGDSGGGGGREDGSDAVDGGVDKCVNREEVCEAGQQPEASVGLMSAVVRVFYRGFESVASILHSHDARQPCSSPDGPPALRAPEGHGVALLSISDLPSVSETDTSPLSLPEVDIMPPAAFGDIIKGQPIGGEKQPKVELSLAVNSTGKSPNQGMETSGLVARLRLAASEAEREREEREIEGRKEKEEEGKGEEGERAVFGTKEKMQETEQSQGWLEIGGKERQHMKGGREESQQVRKEEHDEDQTKRGRHRGEEREGGRGKLERQGNEGTMFSSVSLKHNSQSGACPPLKEVEFEEIAHEERLDTDKSKDRSGPKSLTKTDLKDTGSAGKRDQVPEEGKPKVQRPDGASHVSADEACEVPPPKLAKRANSALQAVPVWMREEDSEELEYETGQEDIGTVWSAELYMEGGGVADLSVTQAAPGGSAGPPPTVIPQPLLHGSAVNQPKAFRESVSLKIQALPANRCSPAAPEQEVGAGQTPGVTHGNADKPQTFGQEVGASRTPVISHGNTHKPQRSGQEVGAGRTPGGSHGNADKPQTSGQEVRAGRTPGVSHGNAHKLQKSGQEVGAGRTPGLSHGNADKLRMSGQEDGIIQTGVVSTSVELVDTQAGPMGKDLVPSPVVPWPLPSDTQPTEENAGSKGARMETETPANKAEATDVSYETKLITLEAKADGNQIPEGSLEAKDQALQEEEQLLLAKIQKMTAKTSPFPVSRGKKLLIPDLKDIDGDITDPESQSQTSTGSGSSTFEKAFVDEPSHLIGSCFTVLEEVSLADAREVGIPELREAVREDKEALNREENKPVPTQQPPTFPNGRAKAPEEPCGLQTRPKNLPTGAPGSNREGSFPGAPVTGGGSAMRDPDRTSSVPPPQSGMKRGPSSHGESQQGPAQPGGPVAVGSAARPDPSEGLVSSSQSLLEWCQEMTQGYRGLKITNFSTSWRNGLAFCAILHHSTQR; from the exons ATGTTCTCTCTCTGCAAACCCCAacctctcctccctttccttaTCCTTCATCATTCCATCATCGATCTATCATCCATCCGTCCATTCACTCATCCATCCTTCATCCATCCACTCGTCCCTCCATCTGTCCATCGGCCCCCAGTCGGTGTCAGAGGCGCTGTGAGGCCGGTGTCCGGCCCCCCTAGTCCCGCCCTTCACGCCCGGcctcccctccccatcaccccctgcccctcccctcgCCGCTCTAGACACGCCCTCTCATCCGTCCAACCGGCAGCCCCGCCTAccggaggccccgcccctcagcCCTCTCCCCGCTCCAAACACAAACCGCCCGCCGCGTCCGCCCCGCCCGCCGACGCCTCTCCTGCTTCTGGCCCCGCCTCCTCTACCGCGTCCAACCGCCTGTCCACGTTGTGCTCTGACGTCACGGCGGCCCTGGCAGCAGCTCCCCTGGCGTCGGCGgcgtcctctctctccttcccctccaccgcgcccccaccctcccccacgtCTCCGTCTCCCAAGACCTCCACGGTGGCAGCGCCCTGCTTACCCCAACCGACCGCGGCCCATCAGGGCAACGCCCCCCCGTCCACCGGGACGGCGCCCCCCCCGGCGGCTTCAGCAACCGGCCCTCACCACCTCCCTGGCTACAGAccgccttcctcctccacctccacctccacctctggcCCCCAGCTCTGGGCCCCTCCCCCTGGACCTGccgtccccccacctccccgtcCGACCTCCACCCCTCAGCCCCCGCCTCCTCTGTCGTCCCTCTCCCGCCCAAAAGCCCCCCAGTCCTCTGAGATAGCCTCAGCACCCCCCCTCAGCAGgtctctctcccagcctccctccctgcccagCATCTTCCAGCCCAGCCCAGGGACAG CCTCAGTACCTTCCCAGCAGTGCCCCCGTGAGGTGCAAAGCGGAAGTGCAGTGGAACAAATCTCTG TTCATGCTCATGTCTTCCGACCTCATGTTGTGCGGACGGTGGCtcgcccctcctctccctccccttatAACACAAACACCCCTCCGCCTGAGAGGACAGGGACAAACAGGGCCGCGGCTGTTCAGAACAAGCCGAGCTCAGGGCCAG GAGGTCAGGAGGCGTGGCCTGGATCCGACACCACAGTCCCCCCCGCTACTCTTTCTCTGATTGGCGGCGAGATCCACCCTATCCCCCTCCTGTCCAGCCCCGACCTCGACGCCCTGTGTGACCCGGAAGCCCCGCCTCTTTCCGCCTCCCTGCCCCCTCGCACAACCTCTCGCTCCACTTCCCTACTTGGCTCCTCCCCTTTCAGTCTTACTTCCTCTCAGCTTCCTGTGTCtgcccctgctcctcctactGCTGCACCTCCCCTGAGGTCCTGGCAGCCAG GATGGGCCCCCCCGTCAACCCAAGTGGATAAGAACACGAACCCGTTCGCCATGGAAGCGACCCGCGCTGGCCCGGACCCCAGGGAGTCGGAGCCTCAGCGCACCAAGGCCGACACGAGGGCGGCGAACCAGAGCGTCACGCAGGccctgcagccctcacagaccatagtggaggaggacgaggaggacccAAAGACCAGCAG tacgAAGCTGAAGGCCGCTGAAGGCCATCCTCCCTCGGAGACTCACGCctcacaggaggagaggaggaggatgcagGAAGTgcagaaaaagaaagaagaggaagaaaggtTGAAAAAACAGAaggaggaagacagacagagggcaagggagcaggaggagacggaaatggaggaggagaagaagaggagaactctggaggaggaggagaggagagctctggagggggcggaggagaggagagctctggaggaggcggaggagaggagagctctggaggagaagaggagagtcctaaaagaggaggagaagaagagagctctagaggaagagaagaagagagctctagaggaagagaagaagagagctctagaggaagagaagaggagagctctagaggaagagaagaagagagctctagaggcagagaagaggagagctctagaggaggagaagaagagagctctagaggaagagaagaagagagctctagaggaagagaagaagagagctctagaggaagagaagaggagagctctagaggaagagaagaagagagctctagaggaagagaagaggagagctctagaggaggagaagaggagagctctagaggaggagaagaggagagctctagaggaggagaagaggagagccctggaggtggagaagaagagagctctagatgaagagaagaagaggagggcactggaggaggaggagaagaagagagctctagaggaggagaagaatagagctctagaggaggagaagaagagagctctagaggaggagaagaagagagctctagaggaggagaagaggagggctctagatgaagagaagaagaggagggcactggaggaggagaagaagaagagagctctagaggaagagaagaggagagtcctaaaagaggaggagaagaagagagctctagaggaagagaagaagagagctctagaggaagagaagaggatagctctagaggaggagaagaggagagctctagaggaagagaagaggagggctctagaggaggagaagaagaggagagctctggaggaggtggagaagaagagagctctagatgaagagaagaagaggagagctctggaggaggaggagaagaagagagctctagaagaggagaagaagaaagctctagaggaggagaagaagagagctctagaggaagagaagaagaagagagctctggaggaggagaagaagaggagagctctagaggaagaggagaagaggaaagcactggaggaggagaagaagagagctctaatggaggaggagaagatgagagaattggaggaggagaaaaggagactGCGGGCAGAGGAGGACCGGGAGcggagtgagatggagagaaggaggaaggaggaggaaaggctCCTTCAGGAAAAACAGGAGAAACAGAGATTGAAGCAAAtggaggaaaagaagaggagggaggaggaggcagcgaggaggaagagggatgaggagaggatCCTCCTAGagaagaaggagcaggaagagtgcaagagagagaaggagaggagagtggaaaAGGACAGATTGCTGAAAGAGATGAAggctgaagaggaggaggggaaaaggagagagcaggagaaaaaaaagcgGCTCCTggaagtagaggaggagaggaagaggatggaggagaaACGCTTAAAagaggaaaaggaaaaggaagagatgagaggaagagaagagaaacaGCGTCTCAAAGAGGAGCAGCGAAAACAGGAGCTGGAGAGGCTTCtgaaagaggagaaagaaatggaggagaaaaggaaaagggagggagaggagagaattaGTATAGcaaaagaggaggaagaacagCAGAGACTGCTAAAGGAAGAGGAGACAAGAACAAGACAAAAGGAAGAGaagatgagattggagaagcagcgtgtggaggaggagagaaaaaggagagaggaggagataaaaAAGAGGATCTTGAAGTCAGAGGAGACgagaaaaaggagagaggaggagacaaaaAAGAGGCttgtggaggcggaggaggacagGAAAAGGATGGAGGAGAAACGCTTGAAAGAATTAACGGAAAAGGAAGAGcgaaaacaagagagagagaggctcttgaaagaggagaaagaaagggaggagcaggaaaggaaacagagagaggaggagagaagagcgcaagaggaggagaagcagagactcctaaaggaaggagagaggaggaagagagaggaggaggagaagcagagactcctaaaggaagcagagaggatgaagagagaggaggaggagaagcagagactcctaaaggaagcagagaggatgaagagagaggaggaggagaagcagagacTCCTAAAGGAagaagagaggatgaagagagaggagaaggagagactcctaaaggaagcagagaggatgaagagagaggaggaggaggagaagcagagacTCCTAAAGGAagaagagaggatgaagagagaggagaaggagaagcagaGACTCCTAAaggaagcagagaggaggaagagagaggaggaggagaaggagagactcctaaaggaagaagagaggatgaagagagaggagaaggagagactcctaaaggaagcagagaggaggaagagagaggaggaggagaagcagagacTCCTAAAGGAAGAAGAgaggataaagagagaggagaaggagagactcctaaaggaagcagagaggaggaagagagaggaggaggagaagcagagactcctaaaggaagcagagaggatgaagagggaggaggaggagaaggagagactcctaaaggaagaagagaggatgaagagagaggagaaggagagactcctgaaggaagcagagaggaggaagagagaggaggaggagaaggagagactcctaaaggaagcagagaggatgaagagagaggaggaggagaaggagagactccTAAAGGAAGCAGAGatgatgaagagagaggaggaggagaaggagagactcctaaaggaagcagagaggaggaagagagaggaggaggagaaactcctaaaggaagcagagaggaggaagagagaggaggaggagaagcagagactcctaaaggaagcagagaggatgaagagagaggtggaggagaaggagagactcctaaaggaagcagagaggatgaagagagaggaggaggcgaagaGAGTAGAGAAGCGACGCatcgaggaggagaggaaacggCTAGAGctgaaagaaagagagcgaatTGCAACAGAGGAGAAACTTCTAGCAgagcagagggagaaggaagcgagacaggtggaggagagacaACAAGTGAAAGAGgcaaaggagagggaggatcgAAAAGCCAGGGAAGAGAGTAAAATGAAAGAAGAGGaacaagagaaaaagagaatggctgaggaggaaaggaagaagGAAGAGGCAGAGAAGAGGATCAGACAGGAGCAtcaggagaaggggaggagacagagggatgaAGATGAGGAGAGTAAGAATCCTCCTGCTCCATTGTCCAGGGTGGCGATCAACAGATCAgatgaagagaaggagaagatgagAATGATAGCTGGATCCAAGTCTACTCCTGGCATCTCAAAAATCCCTAACACCAATACCCAACAGGCTGAGGACAAAACCTCCAATCTGCTTCCTGAAGCCAGACCGGTCTGGGCTGGAATGGACGCCCACGAACG TCCGGGGCCACTGATGCATGAATCGAGAGGCTTGATTGCCACTCCACCAATCGAAGTGCTTGCTCACTGCAACCAATTGGGCCCCACCATTCAGCCCTCTGCTCACAACAAACCAATTACGTTAGACGTGGTGTCCCTGGTCCCGCCCCCTGAGAAGTTTGTGGAAGCAGAGGATCCTCTGTGGAACGCTCTAGAAGGGAGGGACGGTATTACTCAGGAACACTCTAAACCCCTTGGCAGAGG CTCGCCGAAGGAAGACGCCACCCAAAGGGACAAAGTACAGgaccttcagccaatcacagcgaaGGAGCCCGATGCCATCCCTTCCTCTGCTAAACCCTGCCCCCCGCCGGTCACAGAGCCCCCCAGGGGGCCCCAGGCCCCCCCGGCCATCAAACCCTGCCCCCCAACCGCCGCTCCGCAGAACGAGACGCCGACGGACGGCGTCATGGCGGACCCTCGGCcgtcctcagccaatcagaagcctgCACCTGAAAAGGAGGGGCCTCTGTGGGCGGccctggaggaggcgggggactccggggggggaggggggagagaggacgggagTGATGCTGTTGACGGAGG CGTCGATAAGTgtgtgaacagagaggaggtgtgtgaggcAGGCCAGCAGCCTGAGGCGTCAGTAGGCCTCATGTCTGCGGTAGTCAGGGTGTTTTACAGAGG CTTTGAGTCAGTGGCCTCCATCCTCCACTCCCATGACGCACGTCAGCCGTGCTCCTCTCCAGACGGGCCCCCGGCCCTCAGGGCCCCGGAGGGCCACGGCGTCGCCCTCTTATCCATTTCAGACCTTCCTAGTGTCTCTGAGACGGACACGAGTCCACTTTCTCTCCCTGAGGTGGACATTATGCCCCCGGCTGCTTTTGGGGACATCATAAAGGGACAACCAATTGGTGGAGAGAAGCAACCCAAGGTTGAACTGTCGTTGGCTGTTAATAGTACAGGGAAGTCACCCAATCAGGGGATGGAGACTTCTGGTCTGGTGGCCCGTCTGAGGCTGGCTGCCAGcgaggcagagcgggagagggaggaaagggaaatagaggggaggaaagagaaggaagaagaaggaaagggagaagagggggagagggcagtTTTCGGGACGAAAGAGAAAATGCAAGAAACTGAACAGAGCCAGGGATGGCTAGAAATAGGAGGCAAAGAGAGGCAACATATGAAAGGAGGCCGAGAGGAAAGTCAGCAGGTGAGGAAAGAGGAGCATGATGAGGATCAGACAAAGAGAGGAAGacacaggggggaggagagggaggggggaagggggaagttGGAGAGACAGGGAAATGAAGGGACAATGTTTTCATCTGTGTCTCTCAAGCACAACAGCCAATCAGGTGCTTGTCCTCCACTTAAAGAGGTGGAGTTTGAGGAAATAGCACATGAGGAAAGGCTTGACACAGACAAATCCAAAGACAGATCTGGTCCCAAGTCATTGACCAAGACTGATCTGAAAGACACAGGTTCAGCTGGTAAGAGAGATCAGGTCCCAGAGGAAGGCAAGCCCAAAGTTCAGCGGCCCGATGGAGCCTCTCACGTCTCCGCGGATGAAGCATGCGAAGTCCCTCCTCCAAAACTGGCAAAAAGAGCGAATTCAGCGCTGCAAGCCGTCCCCGTgtggatgagagaggaggacagcgaGGAGCTGGAGTACGAGACGGGACAGGAGGACATCGGCACCGTCTGGTCAGCTGAGCTGtacatggagggaggggg cGTGGCGGATCTGTCCGTGACCCAGGCTGCACCAGGTGGTTCTGCCGGGCCTCCTCCCACGGTCATCCCACAACCTCTGCTCCACGGCTCAGCTGTCAATCAACCAAAGGCATTCAGGGAATCTGTCTCTTTGAAGATTCAGGCTCTGCCGGCCAATCGGTGCTCCCCGGCCGCGCCAGAACAGGAAGTAGGAGCTGGTCAGACACCGGGCGTCACCCACGGTAACGCTGACAAGCCACAGACGTTTGGACAGGAAGTAGGAGCTAGTCGGACACCGGTCATCTCCCACGGTAACACTCATAAGCCGCAGAGGTCGGGACAGGAGGTAGGAGCTGGTCGGACACCGGGCGGCTCACACGGTAACGCTGACAAGCCACAGACGTCGGGACAGGAAGTAAGAGCTGGTCGGACACCGGGCGTCTCCCACGGTAACGCTCACAAACTGCAGAAGTCGGGACAGGAAGTAGGAGCTGGTCGGACACCGGGCCTCTCCCACGGTAACGCTGACAAGCTGCGGATGTCGGGACAGGAAGATGGCATAATTCAAACGGGCGTGGTTTCCACTTCCGTTGAGTTGGTGGACACGCAGGCCGGTCCGATGGGAAAGGACCTGGTCCCATCGCCTGTAGTaccctggcccctcccctcaGATACACAACCCACCGAGGAGAACGCCGGCTCAAAGGGTGCCAGGATGGAAACGGAGACACCTGCCAACAAGGCAGAAGCGACTGACGTGTCTTACGAGACCAAACTTATTACCCTTGAAGCAAAGGCTGACGGGAACCAAATCCCTGAGGGGAGCCTTGAGGCCAAAGACCAGGCACTCCAGGAAGAAGAACAGCTCCTATTGGCTAAGATCCAGAAGATGACAGCCAAAACATCACCTTTCCCAGTGTCTCGAGGCAAAAAGCTCCTCATACCCGACCTCAAAGATATCGACGGTGACATCACAGACCCTGAGAGCCAATCCCAAACCAGCACTGGCTCTGGAAGCTCCACTTTCGAAAAAGCTTTTGTCGACGAGCCGTCGCATTTGATTGGTTCATGCTTCACCGTGCTTGAGGAAGTTTCATTGGCTGATGCTAGAGAGGTAGGGATCCCAGAACTAAGAGAGGCAGTCCGAGAAGATAAGGAGGCATTGAACCGGGAAGAAAACAAACCAGT GCCCACCCAGCAGCCCCCCACCTTTCCAAACGGCAGAGCGAAGGCACCTGAGGAGCCATGCGGGCTTCAGACTCGACCTAAGAACCTGCCCACCGGCGCTCCGGGATCCAATCGGGAGGGTTCCTTTCCCGGCGCTCCAGTTACCGGGGGGGGGTCAGCGATGCGTGACCCAGACAGAACCTCTTccgttcctcctcctcaaaGCGGAATGAAGAGGGGCCCTTCCTCCCACGGGGAGTCACAGCAAGGCCCCGCTCAGCCTGGAGGACCGGTGGCAGTGGGGTCCGCCGCCAGGCCGGACCCTTCAGAG ggGCTGGTGAGCTCCAGTCAGTCTCTGCTAGAGTGGTGTCAAGAGATGACCCAGGGCTACCGGGGGTTAAAGATCACCAACTTCAGCACCTCCTGGAGGAACGGGTTGGCCTTCTGTGCCATCCTGCATCACTCCACCCAGAGATGa